The Ischnura elegans chromosome 9, ioIscEleg1.1, whole genome shotgun sequence genome includes the window GCGATGTGTGGAACCGACGATCTTCGCACTCAATTGTTTCATTgaaacaatggggaacttgcatgaattttttttatttcataggcggacagaaaattattttctgaatacaacaaagaaaaccgcatgtaaatctgagttttccttcgcgagatatttaatgataaatataacgaattttaaagcgcgggaaaaactccctcaccccccaaaccactgccgacgaagcctcgatgacgtcaaaggtgcctaaacatcacgcgaagctattgttgtgattgtttgtaatagttgccagcagttgtgagagcttcgtttgttagatgtgttgattattttatatttaaagataaatatccgacgatagaggcttggaagccctcgtattttgcattatttatagtattaatatctgagtaaggccataaaatataaaactggagcagttaaaccaaaaatttgatattacctaaataacatcgttgtaggagtctgagccacggccattggaagggggatacgttaattgtaagttgatgttatcgacggcatgtcattcatttaagtatgtaattagaacgattttgatgtttactaatgccCGCTTagtttttatatacaataacttcatccgtttattcgtaggtaccggagaattcgtcgtttaggactgtctgtgcttgtattatggggtgaattccagtcaatgcaacttttgctcgctgattggagacatctaggaacatttttgtgccaaaatagtattattttcaacgtgacatctcccgttaagctactgctaataatcacagtgacagtggttgtaatgcacaaagtttgacaaggttgaaaaatatccgccaagagttatcagtgttccatcgcgattgaattgtaaaaagtgctattacgctatcgataaatgtctaacagtagtgtaaaaattgtcagtggcgtgctaatctccgttgttcaccgtagatatgacatttcacgatcacgctattgaaataaaaactgtgtgtgaagtttgttattccattatttcaacgaatagtagtgagaaatgtcacctgtgtcacttgtgtaggctaatttaagggtttaaatcagtgaataaatagttgtattcatcataacgagttctgttattgtaagttgtacgtgatgaatataagaatgtgatagtgacatccagtttttgataagagtatttgcctatttcccactatatttttatggtatatgctagtatagggtattgtttatggatttacctaaattattgaaataggttttagcttgtgtgtgtgttggcagcggaaccgatcgcgatctcacatgtggattgtgtgcagactgttttgctgtgaattcgtaccgtagggcggataggactaccttctccgttgatccggcgttgccaaattcaacagcacagcttactctaatgtgaacagcacagcttacgatcgttatcctccagtattacaagtttcttttacaactcaatttgccgccgacgtatagcaataatttgtcttaacaaattccatgagggtcgtggcatcaaattttggtgtcctaaaaaaaggctggtgtcctaacaccccatgccacacgccttttaggcggcttgcggggtattatgtagacgtagatgaatttcaggtgtactattcgaacgagtggcaacgttatcatccatttttctgataaccaaaacacacgaagtgaaacgcttgtacttcatcatcccgatgccgcattattaatatcccaagtaataatctaggcacaatagtaataggaaaacttgcccaagaataacagaacaaaataaagtgacgatgagcggctaaatactccctcaaaacaaattttacaccatgcgctcagcgtatttccctactccctatggttgtttaggcacctatgacgtcacgcctggcctcggcaacgctcgggtgtcttcgcgcagtggtcggctcagagaaatttttctcgattttaaatgcaatttttttatttcttttgatgttgaatggagaaactgaaggtatttttgcgagctaatgtatccatttgacttattcaaaatagttttcagagcaatctacgacccatgcaagttcctcattgagtGCAACGATCCGCGCTTTAAAAATGCCCTGGTAGGGGgccgctatcggaataacgcaagccaaatgctggcgttattgtcgatgctataaagcgaccccaaattccgcttaggggccgctattttgagatagtgaatcgggggggcgtaatattgcgccagaaatagcatcttcgtcgtgatagcggagccgctatctgttacagaataggCCCCTAAGTGAGCATATAGAAGGGTATGctccaaaagacattttcaatttagatgagaAGGGCCTTTTTTTCAATAGACTTCCCCATAAGACTTTAGAGGTGAATCTTGCCATGGTGGGAAGCATAGCAAAGCTCGTTTAACAGTATTGTTAGGTGCTAATGGTAGTGAAAAGTTTAGGCCATTTGTCAttggaaaatccaaaaatcccagatgttttaaaaatatcaagacataTCCCACAACCTATCCCGCTAATACCAAAGCTTGGATGACGTCACATTTCTTTCAGGAACAAATGCAGGCTCTAGATGCCAAGATGGGTGGATAAAACcaaaaaattgtagtatttttaGACCAATACCCAGCCcacccaaaaaatatgaatttgaggaatATTAAACTGGTGTTCTTCCTACCAAATTGTACCAGCCATCACAGCCATTAGATTTAGGGATAATCCATGCATTCAAATCCAACTACCGCAGGATTCTAGTaagaaaagcaattaattttataGACAGTGGGAGGAACCCAAAGAGCTTCAAAGTATCAGTTTTAGATGCACTACACTATCTTGGAAAGAAGTTGACAAgggaaaaattgcaaattcttttaaaaaagcAGAATTTAGTTTTTCTGAAGACTGCAACTTGGAACAGGATGGTGTAGAATCACTGGAAGAAGGGAGAGGTGGTAATATAACTTTGGGAGCCAATGATCAGTTGCCATTATTTGGAGATGAAATCAGTTTTTCAGATTTTGTGGGAGTTGATAAGCTATTCTCATCATGTAAGTCACTTACTATTGATGAAGCTATTGACCTGCATGACAGTGATGAGACAGCAagtgaggatgatgatgatgatacataaATGCGAAAAGAAAGCGCAATCAATGCTATGTCTGCTGTCAGTGCACCGAGGCTACATTTACCAACTGTTGCAGGAAATGAGAAAGAATTAGAGCTGTTGGACATCATAGAAAAAAGAGTAGAAATAATTTGCACAAATGAAATGACCAAGCAAACTGTGGTGTAttggtgtgttttgtttattgaattgttaagtggtgtattggtgtgttttgtttattgaattgttatgGGTTGTCATGGAGTGTGATCTAGAGAATAAAGGGTGCGTTCGGGGAGCTCGCTTTTGGCGCTGATAGCGCGCTATTGCCGTTCGGGGAGCTCGCTCACGGCGCTGTGAGCGAAGTCGTGTCGTCATTATTTGATAGCGCCGACGTCATTACTTCGTGCTTTCAACGCTATCGCCAGAGAGGTGAGGCACGAGATGCTATCAGCGCCAAATTGCGCCAACTGGCTCCCCGAACGCTCGTTGTCATGTCGTTGTTTACAAATACAAACACAGACACAGAAAAAATGGCGGCCTCGTTTGAATCGGTGGAAGTGCGATTTGAGGACCCTGTCGGCGGAAAATCAGTATTGGAGAAAGTTTCCCCAGCTGATGCTGAAAGAGCGCAAAAAGGTAAGTGTATGAATTTATGAATACATGGTTTCATATGAATACCTTCTGTTTTAAATTTGCTAACTGTATGTTGCATAATGTAGCGTTCAGTTTTTATAAGTCTGAATACTCACAATCTACGTTTTATGCGCCGTGAGAACATAAATTACTTAACATTGATGTTCATCACTCTTGAAATCATAAACAAAATTTCTCAGGTTATTCTCGGTAAAATCATTTTCGCGGTAAGAATATTGTTTAGTGAAAACCAGTTGTGGAATTTAGGAGGGGTCGTGGGGGTGGGTGAGTGATAGCCAAAAAGGTTTTCGGGAATTCCATTACATTTTGGTTTTTGATTCTGAGGCAATATTTTCCAGTGATTTCGGACCCTATTTGTTAATTtgggcatatttttttcaattttctattttttttagatttggcCTACGCCCAGGCCCTAATGGAGGCCGCATTGGCTCAAGACAAACAGTCTGACGAGCCAGGACCAGGATGCTCCAGGGATGGGGCAGATGCAGATGTGGTCTCTGCCTTCAAGTGGCCTCATGCCGCCATCCTCCTCCTCGTAGATACATACAGAGGGTACGAAGGGGATTTAGTTGGCGGCAAAGTGAGCCATAAGAAGGCATGGGAGAGAATTGCCAGCGTTTTACGAACGCATGGCCACGAAGTGACCGGGCCGCAATGCCAGACTAAATTCAATGGCATGAGGAGAACTTATAAAAACATCAAAGACCATAATGCGAAGTCTGGCAACGGCCCTAGAACGTGGGCATACTTGGAGGCAATGGAAAGTCTCCTGGGCGAACGCCCTTATATGGAGCCAGTGGCACTGGCCTCATCTAGCTCCGGAGGTTCCAGGAGAAGAAAAGCAGAAGAAGACGTGGAGGATGATGCTTCTCCAGCACCACCGCCCAAGAAGCGTCTAGGGAAAAAGACGGAAGACCTCTCCTCAGCCATACTGGAAAGCCGGCGCATAGctgaggaaggaaaggaaaggcgCCACCGGGAGAGGATGGCTAAGCAGGACGCATTATTGGCCAAATTAGAtgatttgttaaataaaatataatttttgaattcatttatatcaatcacgttttattttcatacttttagtTGAAACAACTTTCAAAATAATACATCTTGGTTGGAACCCCTTTAAACTGCTAGTTCCAAATGGATTGGAATTAAATATCCAGTATTCAACGTGATAAGTAAAAGGATAAAGTTATTAGATTTTGCAAGGTAGAATTTCCTACTTAGCAATTCATCATCAagggtcagcaatcctaggattggtttgacgcggctctccacTCTACTCTTTTATCAGCTACCTTTTGCatgcctacgtatttcttctctttcacatccttaattACTTGTCCTATAGAACTAATGCGAGGTCTTCCCCTGCCGTTCTTCCCGTCCACTTTTCCTTTGATGATTGTCATTTTCATCAGCTCAttatgcctcatgatgtggccaatcAAGTTGCAGCGTCTT containing:
- the LOC124164974 gene encoding trihelix transcription factor GTL1-like, which produces MAASFESVEVRFEDPVGGKSVLEKVSPADAERAQKDLAYAQALMEAALAQDKQSDEPGPGCSRDGADADVVSAFKWPHAAILLLVDTYRGYEGDLVGGKVSHKKAWERIASVLRTHGHEVTGPQCQTKFNGMRRTYKNIKDHNAKSGNGPRTWAYLEAMESLLGERPYMEPVALASSSSGGSRRRKAEEDVEDDASPAPPPKKRLGKKTEDLSSAILESRRIAEEGKERRHRERMAKQDALLAKLDDLLNKI